One region of Xylanimonas ulmi genomic DNA includes:
- a CDS encoding STAS domain-containing protein, with product MRDTSNPKPTTLGEEGGHDGVPEFGDPASVHLIVGTSRARIVLSGEIDADIGPELGEATAEAEATGLPVEIDAHHITFMDSSGVAFLARLGSRMPHKVRILRAPPTVKFLLEVTRIGELLEIVDEDEGLD from the coding sequence GTGCGGGACACATCGAACCCGAAGCCAACGACGCTCGGCGAAGAGGGTGGGCACGACGGCGTGCCCGAGTTCGGAGACCCCGCGAGCGTCCACCTCATCGTCGGCACATCTCGCGCGCGAATCGTGCTGTCCGGAGAGATCGACGCCGACATCGGGCCCGAGCTCGGCGAGGCCACGGCAGAGGCCGAGGCCACGGGCCTGCCCGTCGAGATCGACGCCCACCACATCACGTTCATGGACTCCTCGGGCGTCGCGTTCCTCGCGCGGCTCGGCTCGCGCATGCCCCACAAGGTGCGCATCCTGCGCGCCCCGCCCACGGTGAAGTTCCTGCTGGAGGTCACCCGGATCGGCGAGCTCCTGGAGATCGTCGACGAGGACGAAGGCCTGGACTGA
- a CDS encoding ATP-binding SpoIIE family protein phosphatase → MAGLAGQHVAPSPDLFAEMVAGTSLCMFVTGAYEDGLPLVWVNDAFTAKTGLTAGVAAPPPVPGRASLGPLEHVLVEPSDAALAAPALASGEGGTFTMQCLRADGATYWSHVTFTPRRDVLGTVTHFLGTSVDVSAYVDERSAQLQTLAVERRQRADLDLIAQTTELLGDLEYPYALRDIAELLRSVVPWAAFYLNDDGLLHADGIDMAAPPGGRGRRHARYVGGSDADPLDPAPSAHGARETVDAVQDLLDGLVDGPVLLRLDVEYAPYSASGWLRRDLVRRVLDETGVRPGSVVVHAVGGRRQVLGLLVTWNGDEAGAGATTASVLSEPDDVRTVVEVVARRAGTAIDNARLYAREHHLAEALQRAMLPEQADVTGLDVWTYYAPNAEHAQVGGDWYDVLDIDGSTVGLVIGDVVGHDVEAAAAMGQLRSVVRSYAYELTTPSVVLDRVDMLVQGMRIPRSASLVYATLRRRAPEESDVPGEVSADESWDMEYTRAGHLPPLLLRGGTVRQLDGGGGSLVGFGFVERRTTTEVLYPGDVLLFYTDGLIERRDRSLKVGLEALVETSARITARDAAGVGEELLSRLADAPEDDVAIVVVRLPDPVADATTPSLSPRSRRWLLPSEPASIGRARHAVLRSCQAWGLPESASAELVVSELVANGVLHGWGHISLRLFDTGDGLRIEVEDANPAPPVTTDGHPNRVGGFGMQIVERLADWGWRPAGSGKLVWAKIK, encoded by the coding sequence ATGGCGGGATTGGCCGGACAGCACGTCGCACCGTCCCCAGACCTGTTCGCCGAGATGGTCGCGGGGACGTCATTGTGCATGTTCGTCACGGGCGCGTACGAGGACGGCCTGCCGCTGGTGTGGGTCAACGACGCGTTCACGGCGAAGACCGGTCTGACGGCCGGGGTCGCCGCGCCGCCGCCCGTCCCGGGACGCGCGTCGCTGGGTCCGCTCGAGCATGTCCTGGTCGAGCCGTCGGATGCCGCGCTGGCCGCCCCGGCGCTCGCCTCGGGCGAGGGCGGCACCTTCACGATGCAGTGTCTCCGCGCTGATGGGGCCACGTATTGGTCGCATGTGACGTTCACCCCACGGCGTGATGTGCTCGGCACGGTCACGCACTTCCTGGGCACCAGCGTCGATGTGTCGGCGTACGTCGACGAGCGCTCGGCCCAGTTGCAGACGCTCGCGGTCGAGCGTCGCCAGCGCGCCGACCTCGACCTCATCGCGCAGACCACCGAGCTGCTGGGCGACCTGGAGTACCCCTACGCGCTGCGTGACATCGCCGAACTGCTGCGCTCGGTGGTGCCGTGGGCGGCGTTCTACCTCAACGACGACGGCCTGCTGCACGCCGACGGCATCGACATGGCCGCCCCGCCCGGGGGCCGCGGGCGACGTCACGCGCGTTATGTCGGCGGCAGCGACGCCGACCCGCTCGACCCGGCCCCGAGCGCGCACGGCGCGCGCGAGACCGTCGACGCCGTGCAGGATCTGCTCGACGGTCTGGTTGACGGCCCCGTGTTGCTGCGCCTCGACGTCGAGTACGCGCCGTACTCCGCCTCGGGCTGGCTGCGCCGCGACCTGGTGCGCCGCGTGCTCGACGAGACGGGCGTGCGGCCCGGCTCCGTCGTCGTGCACGCCGTGGGCGGTCGCCGTCAGGTGCTGGGCCTGTTGGTCACCTGGAACGGTGACGAAGCGGGCGCCGGGGCGACGACGGCGAGCGTGCTGAGTGAGCCCGACGACGTGCGCACCGTCGTCGAGGTCGTCGCGCGCCGCGCGGGCACCGCGATCGACAACGCGCGCCTGTACGCGCGCGAGCACCACCTCGCCGAGGCGCTGCAGCGGGCGATGCTGCCCGAGCAGGCCGACGTGACCGGGCTCGACGTGTGGACCTATTACGCCCCCAACGCCGAGCACGCCCAGGTGGGCGGCGACTGGTACGACGTGCTCGACATCGACGGCTCGACGGTCGGTCTGGTGATCGGCGACGTCGTGGGGCACGACGTCGAGGCCGCGGCCGCGATGGGCCAGCTGCGTTCGGTGGTGCGCTCCTACGCCTACGAGCTCACGACGCCGTCGGTGGTGCTCGACCGGGTCGACATGCTCGTGCAGGGCATGCGCATCCCGCGCTCGGCGAGCCTGGTGTACGCGACGCTGCGCCGCCGGGCGCCCGAGGAGAGCGACGTGCCGGGGGAGGTGAGCGCGGACGAGTCGTGGGACATGGAGTACACGCGCGCCGGGCACCTGCCGCCGCTGCTGCTGCGGGGCGGCACGGTGCGCCAGCTCGACGGCGGCGGGGGGTCGCTCGTGGGCTTCGGGTTCGTCGAGCGGCGCACCACCACCGAGGTGCTCTACCCGGGCGACGTGCTGCTGTTCTACACCGACGGCCTCATCGAGCGGCGCGACCGCTCGCTCAAGGTGGGCCTGGAGGCGCTGGTCGAGACCTCGGCGCGCATCACCGCGCGCGACGCCGCGGGGGTGGGCGAGGAGCTGCTGTCGCGCCTGGCCGACGCGCCCGAGGACGACGTCGCGATCGTCGTCGTGCGGCTGCCCGACCCGGTGGCCGACGCGACGACGCCGAGCCTGAGCCCGCGCTCGCGGCGGTGGCTGCTGCCCAGCGAGCCCGCGTCGATCGGGCGCGCACGCCACGCGGTGCTGCGCTCGTGTCAGGCGTGGGGGCTGCCCGAGTCGGCCTCGGCCGAGCTGGTGGTGTCCGAGCTGGTCGCCAACGGCGTGCTGCACGGCTGGGGGCACATCTCGCTGCGCCTGTTCGACACGGGCGACGGCCTGCGCATCGAGGTCGAGGACGCCAACCCGGCGCCGCCGGTGACCACCGACGGCCACCCCAACCGGGTGGGCGGGTTCGGTATGCAGATCGTCGAGCGGCTCGCCGACTGGGGTTGGCGCCCGGCGGGGTCGGGCAAGCTCGTCTGGGCCAAGATCAAGTAG
- the fbaA gene encoding class II fructose-bisphosphate aldolase — protein sequence MPIATPEIYAEMIDRAKAGKFAYPAVNITSSSTVTAAIQGFAEAESDGIIQVSVGGAEYASGSTIKDRITGSLALAAYATEVAKNYSVNIALHTDHCVKKNLESWVRPLLALEAEQVKKGLNPTFQSHMFDGSDIPLDENLVIAAELLELSQAARTILEIEVGVVGGEEDGHVAEINEKLYTTAEDGLATVKALGAGEKGRYLTALTFGNVHGVYKPGAVKLRPSILADIQKAVGDEIGKANPFDLVFHGGSGSTAEEIAEAVDNGVIKMNIDTDTQYAYSRPVAGHFFTNYDGVLKVDGEVGNKKAYDPRAWGKLAEAGMAQRIIEASQQLRSAGNKMR from the coding sequence ATGCCCATCGCAACCCCTGAGATCTACGCCGAGATGATCGACCGGGCGAAGGCCGGCAAGTTCGCCTACCCCGCGGTCAACATCACGTCGTCCTCGACCGTCACCGCCGCCATCCAGGGCTTCGCGGAGGCCGAGTCGGACGGCATCATCCAGGTCTCTGTGGGCGGCGCCGAGTACGCGTCGGGCTCGACCATCAAGGACCGCATCACGGGCTCGCTCGCCCTTGCCGCGTACGCCACCGAGGTCGCGAAGAACTACTCGGTCAACATCGCGCTGCACACTGACCACTGCGTCAAGAAGAACCTGGAGTCCTGGGTCCGCCCGCTGCTGGCGCTCGAGGCCGAGCAGGTCAAGAAGGGCCTGAACCCGACGTTCCAGTCGCACATGTTCGACGGCTCGGACATCCCGCTGGACGAGAACCTCGTCATCGCCGCCGAGCTGCTCGAGCTCTCGCAGGCCGCGCGCACCATCCTCGAGATCGAGGTCGGCGTCGTCGGTGGCGAGGAGGACGGCCACGTCGCCGAGATCAACGAGAAGCTCTACACGACCGCTGAGGACGGCCTCGCGACCGTCAAGGCTCTCGGCGCCGGCGAGAAGGGCCGCTACCTGACCGCGCTGACCTTCGGCAACGTGCACGGCGTGTACAAGCCGGGCGCCGTCAAGCTGCGCCCGTCGATCCTCGCGGACATCCAGAAGGCCGTCGGCGACGAGATCGGCAAGGCCAACCCGTTCGACCTCGTCTTCCACGGCGGCTCGGGCTCGACCGCCGAGGAGATCGCCGAGGCGGTCGACAACGGCGTCATCAAGATGAACATCGACACCGACACGCAGTACGCGTACTCGCGTCCGGTCGCCGGCCACTTCTTCACCAACTACGACGGCGTCCTGAAGGTCGACGGCGAGGTCGGCAACAAGAAGGCCTACGACCCGCGCGCCTGGGGCAAGCTGGCCGAGGCCGGCATGGCCCAGCGCATCATCGAGGCGAGCCAGCAGCTGCGCAGCGCCGGCAACAAGATGCGCTGA